A single Schistocerca piceifrons isolate TAMUIC-IGC-003096 chromosome 6, iqSchPice1.1, whole genome shotgun sequence DNA region contains:
- the LOC124802908 gene encoding ankyrin repeat domain-containing protein 27-like: MESYDEDLNENPFFHMLQTEHTELFQKATVEGWIICVPCEGSVPKYALTVEDFFSHILIPSDELPESHFRTLNDRDVRICNRVVTVEENDISRPVTTHILFEETYYTDDLLKYKVLCLEHPLERHSDFGPVSSNSSVVISIQTLRDCIDLLWTESRGRDVLEKIDQLIRDFLSCNNNLEFEPLQVQKDLVGSLYTVCLQNALRDSRLRERTSTNKHLLENVKLAVETYMLHTVYKKVIKGVTACTAHDDANLNKIIRNLSDIQLRDLGVRQDLYDTVPWAKQELARIDGYSTVLGKVGCLKRMLGAITKQHPSKNSPDLFVGNVIAADDLLPMIVFLVIKTGLPNWIAHLTFMKQFHFSNPSKCQVDEYSFLITSLEAAIEHINSGLFLGSSIPEAQIVYEEKYDKYKKDDEEQQRVSAEPSGIECLFEQIKLGNESEVKDILDRSIGSNCMRERESSTKKNDIILKLCHPLCSCDKCESIISKSLCNTTPTINSCDDRGFTALHVACMFGRPTMVDLLLKYGSNVNACDYSGSTPVHYAAAKGYQNALLLLAHAGAHIDIADNEGNTPLHLACNNGHEGCVKAIIYFAEHVGLKLNINCANSQGNTALHNAARWGYEGIVHLLLENGARPGAENKRHITPLDYAHNIHITRLLMRAIKTMPPSGLMPGSSNGIVTNLTSKSKELHVAASSKKTLDFSDSVKPRKVSGASLQKGSKTKKVFYGVLPETTQGMRNVEKLLKAIAAGDTRLACYYMGLDANDEAASQKAEQPEQQHEKCHPLCTCEKCQPENDVNSDENGTDEEHSHHILDVNVCDGEGFTPLHVAAMHGRLDLTRLLIDAGALVDVRTRTKAATPLHFACQNQRLQVVQLLLRRSADPDIQDWHGNTALHYACYVGNIRLVETLLQLASPRLDLKNASGKSAVQEAEEKMALTIVKLLRGGKQFVGNGDESKDC, encoded by the coding sequence ATGGAATCGTACGATGAAGATCTCAATGAAAATCCTTTTTTTCACATGTTGCAGACGGAACACACAGAATTGTTTCAGAAAGCAACTGTCGAAGGATGGATAATTTGTGTACCGTGTGAAGGATCAGTGCCAAAGTACGCTCTTACCGTAGAGGATTTTTTTAGCCACATCCTGATTCCGAGCGACGAATTACCAGAGAGTCATTTTAGAACGCTAAATGATCGGGACGTCCGTATTTGTAATCGTGTGGTTACAGTGGAAGAAAACGATATTTCGAGACCCGTGACAACACATATTCTGTTTGAAGAAACGTATTACACAGATGATCTATTGAAGTATAAAGTATTATGTTTAGAACACCCACTTGAACGTCATTCAGATTTTGGTCCAGTGAGCAGTAACTCCTCAGTCGTCATTAGTATTCAGACTTTGAGGGACTGTATAGACTTGTTGTGGACGGAAAGTAGAGGTAGGGATGTACTTGAAAAAATTGATCAGTTGATTCGTGATTTTCTTTCGTGTAATAATAACTTGGAGTTTGAACCGCTTCAAGTGCAGAAAGATTTAGTTGGTAGTCTGTACACAGTTTGTTTACAGAATGCTCTAAGAGACAGCCGTCTACGAGAAAGAACAAGTACAAATAAACATCTTCTTGAGAATGTTAAATTAGCAGTGGAAACCTACATGCTTCACACTgtgtacaagaaagtaataaaaGGTGTAACAGCCTGTACTGCTCATGACGACGccaatttgaataaaatcattaGGAATCTTTCAGATATCCAGTTGAGAGATTTAGGTGTTCGCCAAGATCTATATGATACTGTGCCTTGGGCGAAGCAGGAACTCGCTCGTATTGATGGGTACAGTACTGTATTGGGCAAGGTTGGGTGTCTGAAACGTATGTTGGGAGCCATCACAAAGCAACATCCTAGCAAGAACAGTCCTGACCTTTTTGTTGGTAATGTTATTGCTGCAGATGATCTGTTGCCTATGATAGTTTTCCTTGTAATTAAAACTGGTCTACCTAACTGGATTGCTCACTTGACGTTTATGAAACAGTTTCATTTTTCAAATCCGTCTAAATGTCAAGTGGATGAATACAGTTTCTTAATTACATCTTTAGAAGCTGCAATTGAACACATTAACTCTGGTCTTTTCCTAGGATCTTCCATTCCAGAAGCTCAAATAGTTTATGAAGAAAAATATGacaagtacaagaaggatgatgAGGAACAACAGAGAGTGTCTGCTGAGCCTAGTGGTATTGAATGCTTGTTTGAACAGATAAAACTGGGAAATGAAAGTGAGGTGAAAGATATTCTGGATAGAAGCATTGGTTCAaattgtatgagagagagagaatcatctACCAAGAAAAATGATATAATATTGAAATTATGCCATCCATTATGTTCCTGTGATAAATGCGAGAGTATCATTTCGAAAAGCTTGTGCAACACTACTCCCACAATTAATTCATGTGATGACAGAGGTTTCACAGCACTCCATGTGGCCTGCATGTTTGGGCGCCCAACTATGGTTGATCTTCTTCTGAAGTATGGTTCTAATGTTAATGCCTGTGACTATAGTGGTTCAACTCCTGTGCATTATGCTGCTGCCAAAGGTTATCAGAATGCACTGTTACTGTTGGCTCATGCAGGTGCACACATAGATATTGCTGACAATGAAGGCAATACTCCACTTCATTTGGCATGTAATAATGGCCACGAAGGCTGTGTGAAGGCAATCATATATTTTGCTGAACATGTTGGACTGAAATTAAATATTAATTGTGCAAATAGTCAAGGTAATACTGCTCTTCATAATGCTGCTCGCTGGGGTTATGAGGGTATTGTCCATTTGCTTTTGGAAAATGGTGCACGGCCAGGAGCAGAGAATAAACGCCACATAACACCCCTTGATTATGCCCACAACATCCACATTACAAGGCTTCTGATGAGGGCCATAAAAACAATGCCACCAAGTGGTTTAATGCCTGGTAGTAGTAATGGCATTGTAACAAACCTCACATCAAAAAGCAAAGAACTCCATGTAGCAGCTTCATCAAAGAAGACTCTTGATTTCAGTGACAGTGTGAAACCCAGGAAAGTGTCAGGTGCATCGCTGCAGAAAGGTTCAAAgacaaaaaaagtattttatggAGTCTTGCCCGAGACTACACAGGGGATGCGGAATGTAGAGAAGCTTCTGAAAGCAATAGCTGCTGGTGATACAAGACTTGCTTGTTATTACATGGGACTTGATGCTAATgatgaagctgcatcacagaaggCAGAACAGCCAGAACAACAGCATGAAAAATGTCACCCATTATGCACTTGTGAAAAGTGTCAACCGGAAAATGATGTTAATTCAGATGAAAATGGAACTGATGAAGAGCACTCACACCATATACTTGATGTTAATGTTTGTGATGGTGAGGGCTTTACACCGTTACATGTTGCAGCTATGCATGGGCGTTTAGATCTTACACGTTTGCTGATTGATGCTGGTGCACTAGTAGATGTACGGACTCGGACCAAAGCTGCAACACCACTTCACTTTGCTTGTCAAAATCAGAGACTTCAGGTTGTGCAGCTTCTGCTAAGGAGGTCTGCAGATCCAGATATTCAGGATTGGCATGGGAACACAGCTTTGCATTATGCTTGTTATGTTGGCAACATAAGACTTGTTGAAACATTGTTGCAGCTTGCATCTCCAAGGTTGGATTTGAAGAATGCATCGGGTAAATCAGCAGTACAGGAAGCTGAAGAGAAGATGGCTCTTACCATTGTCAAACTGTTGCGTGGAGGGAAGCAATTTGTTGGAAATGGTGATGAGAGTAAAGACTGCTGA